A region from the Alosa alosa isolate M-15738 ecotype Scorff River unplaced genomic scaffold, AALO_Geno_1.1 AALO_1.0_unplaced_2, whole genome shotgun sequence genome encodes:
- the LOC125290180 gene encoding LOW QUALITY PROTEIN: heat shock protein SSA1-like (The sequence of the model RefSeq protein was modified relative to this genomic sequence to represent the inferred CDS: substituted 3 bases at 3 genomic stop codons): MQNKEFSIGIDLGTTFSCFAIYRHGKCDVLTNDQGNRTTPSIVAYGEKETLVGNAAKNQEIRNPENTIYEIKRMIGRXFNDKELQEDMRRFPFKVVSVNNNPNVEVMSKDGKINVTPIXVSAVLLSKIKAYAENALGGVVKNAVITVPAYFNDSXRTATKDAGTIAGLNVLRIINEPTAAAIAYGLDR; encoded by the coding sequence atgcaaaataaagAATTTTCAATAGGTATAGATTTAGGTACAACTTTTTCATGTTTTGCAATATATAGACACGGTAAGTGTGATGTATTAACAAATGATCAAGGTAATAGAACAACTCCATCTATTGTAGCATATGGAGAAAAGGAAACACTTGTAGGTAATGCAGCAAAAAATCAAGAAATAAGAAATCCTGAAAATACTATTTATGAAATAAAAAGAATGATaggtagatagtttaatgataaaGAGTTACAAGAAGATATGAGAAGATTTCCATTTAAAGTAGTTAGTGTAAATAATAATCCAAATGTAGAAGTAATGAGTAAAGatggtaaaataaatgttactccAATATAGGTAAGTGCAGTATTATTATCTAAAATAAAAGCATATGCAGAAAATGCTTTAGGTGGTGTAGTAAAAAATGCAGTTATAACAGTTCCAGCATATTTCAATGATTCATAGAGAACAGCTACAAAAGATGCAGGAACAATAGCTGGTTTAAATGTATTAAGAATAATTAATgaaccaacagcagcagcaatagCATATGGATTAGATCGTTAG